In one Myotis daubentonii chromosome 1, mMyoDau2.1, whole genome shotgun sequence genomic region, the following are encoded:
- the CHAC1 gene encoding glutathione-specific gamma-glutamylcyclotransferase 1 isoform X1 yields MKQASAAQDTSPASPPASPPAQPPRDDGEPRALWIFGYGSLVWRPDFAYSDSRVGFVRGYSRRFWQGDTFHRGSDKMPGRVVTLLEDHEGCTWGVAYQVRDEQVSEALKYLHVREAELGGYDTKEVTFYPQDNPDQPLKALAYVATPQNPGYLGPAPEEAIATQILACQGFSGHNLEYLLRLADFMQLCGPQARDEHLAAIVDAVGTMLPCFCPTKQALGLA; encoded by the exons ATGAAGCAGGCATCCGCAGCCCAGGACACCTCGCCCGCCTCgccgcccgcctccccgcccgCGCAGCCCCCGCGGGACGATGGCGAGCCCCGGGCGCTGTGGATTTTCGGGTACGGCTCCCTGGTGTGGAGGCCCGACTTCGCCTATAGCGACAGCCGCGTGGGCTTCGTGCGCGGCTACAGCCGCCGGTTCTGGCAGGGAGACACCTTCCATCGGGGCAGCGACAAGATG CCTGGCCGAGTGGTGACCCTTCTCGAAGACCATGAG GGCTGCACTTGGGGCGTGGCATACCAGGTACGAGATGAACAGGTGAGCGAGGCTCTGAAGTATCTGCACGTGCGGGAAGCAGAGCTCGGTGGCTATGATACCAAGGAGGTCACCTTCTACCCCCAAGATAACCCTGACCAACCACTCAAGGCATTGGCCTATGTGGCCACCCCACAGAACCCTGGGTACTTGGGCCCTGCACCGGAGGAGGCCATTGCTACACAGATCCTGGCCTGCCAGGGCTTCTCCGGCCACAACCTTGAGTACTTGCTGCGCCTGGCAGACTTCATGCAGCTCTGTGGGCCCCAGGCACGGGACGAGCACCTGGCAGCCATCGTGGACGCTGTGGGCACCATGCTGCCCTGCTTCTGCCCCACCAAGCAGGCGCTGGGACTGGCGTGA
- the CHAC1 gene encoding glutathione-specific gamma-glutamylcyclotransferase 1 isoform X2 — translation MKQASAAQDTSPASPPASPPAQPPRDDGEPRALWIFGYGSLVWRPDFAYSDSRVGFVRGYSRRFWQGDTFHRGSDKMGCTWGVAYQVRDEQVSEALKYLHVREAELGGYDTKEVTFYPQDNPDQPLKALAYVATPQNPGYLGPAPEEAIATQILACQGFSGHNLEYLLRLADFMQLCGPQARDEHLAAIVDAVGTMLPCFCPTKQALGLA, via the exons ATGAAGCAGGCATCCGCAGCCCAGGACACCTCGCCCGCCTCgccgcccgcctccccgcccgCGCAGCCCCCGCGGGACGATGGCGAGCCCCGGGCGCTGTGGATTTTCGGGTACGGCTCCCTGGTGTGGAGGCCCGACTTCGCCTATAGCGACAGCCGCGTGGGCTTCGTGCGCGGCTACAGCCGCCGGTTCTGGCAGGGAGACACCTTCCATCGGGGCAGCGACAAGATG GGCTGCACTTGGGGCGTGGCATACCAGGTACGAGATGAACAGGTGAGCGAGGCTCTGAAGTATCTGCACGTGCGGGAAGCAGAGCTCGGTGGCTATGATACCAAGGAGGTCACCTTCTACCCCCAAGATAACCCTGACCAACCACTCAAGGCATTGGCCTATGTGGCCACCCCACAGAACCCTGGGTACTTGGGCCCTGCACCGGAGGAGGCCATTGCTACACAGATCCTGGCCTGCCAGGGCTTCTCCGGCCACAACCTTGAGTACTTGCTGCGCCTGGCAGACTTCATGCAGCTCTGTGGGCCCCAGGCACGGGACGAGCACCTGGCAGCCATCGTGGACGCTGTGGGCACCATGCTGCCCTGCTTCTGCCCCACCAAGCAGGCGCTGGGACTGGCGTGA